In Lolium rigidum isolate FL_2022 chromosome 7, APGP_CSIRO_Lrig_0.1, whole genome shotgun sequence, the DNA window tcaatttagggttaggtgatcttagtttagggtttaacactaattgatcatcatactaacactcatcatggcaattgcacaaaagaaattcactcaaatgcatgaaactatatgtggcactatatgcatataaaaagtttttgtttgttgcaaaatttgagtaattgaaatctctcacttgattttattattgttgaaacttgggatgttacagccgcACACCCCCCGACCCGACCGTTATgtagtgggccgcggcccatcaggtaagttcttttttgtttttcttattctccttttcttttatgtttataTATTTTCGTTATTTAAAAAGCAGAAATATTTCTGAATCCgttttttttcaaattcaaaaggtTTAATTTTTATGActttattttaaaaatattttttcaaaaatttatAAATTAAAAACAATTTTTAGAATTTAAACATTttgcaaatttgaacattttttgaaattgaacattttttaaaatttttaattttctttaaaatttgaacatttttcgaacataaacatattttaaatttgaacatattttgatatgaacatttttcaaatacgAACAATTTTTTTCACTTTGAACatttttggatttgaacattttttaagtttgaacaatttttagtttgaacagttttcaaaatTTTACATTTTTTAAAATTGCACATTTTATGAAtttgagaaaaaagaaaaaggaaaaaatgaaacaaaaaaaaggaaaaagaaacagaaaagaaaagagaaagaataaacagaaaacgaaaaaaaaGAAGGGAAAAGGTCGAAATGGGCCGGGCCctatacccgaccaggggtgtgcggCATGCCGtacacaccgacctggtcggtgtataggatttgccccCGGGCGCATCGCCCGCAAGATCCTTGGCTTCACAATTCTCTGGGTCACGGGCCTCATCTCAGTAAACTATCTGCTAGTCGTGACATCTTGGGCTTCTATTCCCACTCCACTTCTGCCCCACTTCTCGTCGCTTCTGCCATCTTCTCCTCTGTCACAAACTCCAATGTGTGGCACGGCCGCATCGCCCTCGCTGCCGGTGTATGCAGGGCCAGGGGACGGACTGGACGCCGGGTGGGCATCAGCCCACGACCGTGAGGCTCAGGAGGTCGGCTCACCGTGCCATCTCGGACCGAGGCCCGGGGCGACAAAATGTAGCACCGAACAACGCGAATCCTGGCAGGGGCTCGGAGGGTGTGGGCGGCGATTAGGCTGGAGGTCGCTCGGGGAGGCCACCCGGGGCCGGAGCCGCCGTGCCTGGCGCCATGGCAGCGAGGTAAGGGTCTAGAACCCTAGGATTTTAATCTCTATATTTTTACTATTGCTGAATGGCGGCGTGTACAATAGACGCTAAACTAGTACAGTACTACTAGGCGTACTTGGTTTAAGCCCTATTCATATCAAATTAGTTATACTATCTATTTCAGTAGGAGCAATCCTGGTGCTTAGTTGCCGTTTCAGTCATGTTCGTAGGACTTTTTTTCCCCTGGTTTGTACTGAACTCTTAGAACAGTTTGGAAACTAGGTGGATCAGGCTACTCGTAGCCTTCATACTTCCATCTAAGATTCAGGTCGAGTATGCTTTAGGTCCCGTTTGGACTGGATGTAAACATTACAAATGTTGTGGTTGCGTCAAATCCTTGTAGACTTGATATAGGGTATAATGTGGCCTTGCAGTCATTCCAAACAGCCCCTAAAGTGGTAAACTATACCCATGGAGCCATGAACAGTGATCTGTATGTGCGGAAATCACCAATACGTAGTATATGTGTATACTAGAGTAACTGATTGTGTGTATAATGTCCATCCTTAAGCTATGCCTCAAGTGCTTATGTTCGAATCAGGATAATTTCTTTGGAACCATGGAAAAACTGCACAATGACAACCTAATCCTGAGGGGGGGTAATTAGGTGCGTGTGACTAGGTTTTCACGGGCACACCGCCTTCCCCTGGTTTTGCATACATGTCAATGTCGGCCAGGTGAGAGAGATTTTCTAATGCCTGATTTAGATCAAAATGAAGGAAAACAATCGCCATACCATTCAAATGTGTAGACCTCGAAAGTATAATTGGATCTGACCCCACAGTTGAGATATCAAGAATTTCCCTGTGGTGATTGCTGGCCTAAATAAGTAAATAATGATTACTCGGAGCTATTTTacatcatttctacatagcaaaTTGCACATTGTCTTTGAGATTACATGAAATAAAATATGAGAAGCGTCATCTTGGCATGTGAGAAGAAGCTCTCATTTCAGCCTCCATGCTCAATTGTGTACTTCCTTCCGCGCAGTGCAGGCTGGAAATCGAGCTTGTCTCATGTAGAAGGTGCTCTTGTACATTATTTTCTTGTACAGGTTCATCTTCTCTTCTCATAGTTTGCTCCTTGGTGATGAATGACCTTCTTAGCTGATCTAAAACTGATGCCACCTCCTTCATAATGGGTCGTTCTTGTCCATTCATATTTAAACATCTCACAGTGAGCTGCGCAACTGCACAAAGTTGCTCTTCACCTGCTTCTGCCAAAATGCGTGGCTCTATCTCCTTAACTAGGCGCTCTTCATTAAATAGAATCACCATATGCATGGCTAAGTTGCATGATTCCTCTGGTCGGCCTACAGAAATAGGCTTCTGCCTTGTCAAGAGCTCTGCAAGAACTACTCCAAAACTGTAGACATCACTCTTCTCTGTGAGCAGGCCGCTTTGGAAATATTCAGGATCAAGGTATCCTATAGTCCCTTGAATAAGGGTAGTCACATGAGTTTGATCAAATGGAACTGATCTTGATGCACCAAAGTCTGATATTTTAGCCACAAAGTTCTCATCCAAGAGTATGTTGCTTGATTTAATGTCTCTGTGAATGATTGGTACAGAAGATGCGGAGTGCAGATAGGCAAGTGCCTCTGCTGTTTCTGCAGCTATCCGTAAGGTATCTTCCCATGTTAAGGAGCCAGGTGCACTTCTGTTGTGAATGTGCTGGAAGAGTGTTCCATTGGGTATGAACTCATACACCAACAATGGAACTTGTGTCTCTAgacaacatcccaaaagcttgacAACATTTGGGTGATCGGTCTGTGATAAGATTGTGATCTCATTGACAAACTGCTCCACCTGACTCTCATCAAACACCCTGGACTTCTTTACGGCAACCACAGCCTCATCTTGAAGAACACCCTTATACACTGTCCCATATGCACCTCGGCCAAGGATTCGAGTGTCACTATAATTGTTGGTAGCACTCTTGAGCTCTTCCGCACTGAATATCTTTGCTGACGAGTCCTTACCTTGAGATGTAATTGCCGAAAATCTCTGCTGCAACAGCAAGCCTCCATTCTTACGGAATAACTCAGCTATGTTTTTTCTCACCTTTTTTCTCCGCATGCCCCAGTAGTAGCACAGAGATGTGGTTGTTATTGTAACCACAAGTGCAAGGCCAACACCTGCAAATATTGGATGAAAACATGTATATCTGGTGTAAGTCTTTGTTCTTCATGTAACACATATGGAAATAACATTGTAAGAAATGCTGACAGGTGCCGAGTTACGTCTGATTATGCCCATGCAGATGCAATACTGGCCTATCTCTTTAACATTTGTGAAGATGTGTTTAATCCAGGTAGCCTTCTCGTGTGGTCATAAATCCTGAACGCTCTATAAGTATACTTGTGTAATGTTTTATACCTTGTGGAGCTGGTCATCTGTATAAGCCATCTTAAGATCAATAATATAGGTTACACTTCATTAGAAAATGTTGCGTTTGCAagttttttttaagaaaaaaaacGCATGAAGATGTGTGAATACTCTATACAGATATGAATTTGGTGGAATTTTTTATTTGTGGTCTGTACTAAAATCATAAGGACGAGGGGCTAAAAGTACAATTTTGCGTAGACCGAAATTTTCTTTTTAGAGCTTTAAATTGCAAAAAAATGCATGAAATTTTGCAGATGCATCTAGTGTTTGCACATCTGCTTGCGTGAGGTTTCTCCGCCGATTTTTGAGTCCTTTTCTCGGGCCAGGTATGAATTAGTGTTCATATAAACGCTCTAAACTACATCGGTACACCAGGTCACCAGCATTGCATAACTGCTTTACTTGGGAATTGCCTCAATAGAATAAggaggaaaagaaaaaaataataatCAAATTTGCTAATTCCAGGTGTGTGGAGTAAGTTACCCAAAGCAATATCTATAGGGAAGTGTTTTTCGTTTTGACAGCCACTTCCCCTTTTCCAGCCATCGCCACTCATGCCTGGTGGACAATTGCATGCAACTGCCCCTTGCCCATCATTGCAAGAGATGGTGTACGTGCAGGGGTTCTTTTCGGGATTAATGCACACATCCAAACCTAGTAGAGAGCCATAGATCGTCAGTACCACCAATTAGTCCTCTTGTGGGACTGGTCAGCAAATACTATTTTTCATACCTTGCGGTTGTTGCATAGGGGAACCTGCATTTTGAAAGAATGGTCATTATTAGCTCTTCACTAACGGTAACATGGAAATATACATGGCTACATCAGCGCTTCTCGCTTGAGAATCTGAAGTACTTCTACCATAGGatggacatatatatatatgatatctGTCTACAGCTTGGAGACCAAGATGAAAGTGCGTGCTTAAAAAAATGTGGAAGTTAGAAGTAAGGCCCAGGTCTTTTCAGCTTCAGCTTGTGCTGTCCAGAGAAACAGCAGTGAAGATAAGCTTAAGAGAAACTGCAGTTCAATTCTTTTCGGCTTCCACTATCCTAGCTTATTGTCCGAGTTGTATGATGAAAAGTCTGCAATACCCCTAGGATGATTTTTTGTTTTAACTACCAAATATTGTGTTGTTTCTTATTGTTTCTACCGCAAATTTGAGAAAGAAAACAATTCTGGAGCATTATGAAGAGTTGAACATTAATAGAGTACAATATGGTGTAATTGACCCATTTATAAGTGCAATATGGATATGATAGCTGCATGAAGAGGCTAAATGATATTCTGAAAACTAGGCCAGAGGGGGAAGGACCCCTCGGTGTTTTTTAAGGAAGATGTGAGAAACTCGGTTTAGATATTCTTTTCCCGCGGGATCGAACCTGAATGCCAAATGATACTCTAAttgttcccttttagatattggtTTGGCATGCATACAGTcaacctttcaaaaaaaaaaagctaatatACAGGAAAGTATTTGGATGTTCATGTGCATATGTGATAAGTACATTTGTCAGAAATACTTTTAATTTCCCAACTCTTAAAAAAGATAATGGTCAAAGGTAATACATTGGAGACCGCATCCATATCCAAAGCACATAAAAAGAAACGGTGGTAGTGCGTAACAGTAGCCGAGTTTTAGCTTTTGATACTGTGTGAATTgttaagtactccctccattatcTTTTTGTCTACATTCTACTAGCttgatatgtgaacaaccaatcaaGCTACATTAAAATTAATGATATCCAATAGAGAGAGCAGGACTGCTTCGTTTTCTGTGTTGTTGATTACAAAGCTAAAATGTAGactaattcaaaacaaattttatgCCCGggatgtagagtatttcagaatggagggagtacattcaGGACACATATATACAAAGTTAGGCATTCTATATTTAACTCTCAAATGTTCTCAGACATTAGGACATTACCAGATAAATTAGGACATTACCAGATGAAATGAGCGACTCATTGCAGCCTGTGCCTGTCTTGCGGCCGTCACCAATGAAGTTTGGGGGACATGAGCAAGTAAAACCCCCTTCGGTGTTGTTGCAGAGTTCCGGATAGTTGCAATCATTGTTGTCGTTCCGGCATTCGTTGATATCTAAACCAGCATTGCAACACTTCATTTCAGAAATTAGAGGCATATTTCTATTCATAAAAGCATGTACAATTTTCTCCATTTTTTGTACAAGTGGCAATCGAATTAACTAGTGAGCTATCACCAAATTCATTCTTTTGACGAACTAGGACAAAATTAGCAAATTGACATGTCTTGTACTTCACCTTTATTCCAAGCGAAATCGAACATCTGAAAGTTCAGAACTTAATAGAAGAAAGCAAATAAGAAGAAATGCTAGCAACAGAATGTTGCAGAGGCTTTTACCCTCTACCAACAAGCAAGTTTCATGACATATGAGATTTCCACATGCATCCACAAACAGGCTCAAGGATTCATTTTATTATTGTCATTGTTATTTTGCTCCCATAACAAACATAGTGATTAGCTTTCTTATTGGATTCAAAGATATCATTTGGGTGCTAGTGTTCATGTTTTAGAGTCAGTGGCAATATGGCATGATGGTGGATAATTGATAAGAAGAAAAATCTTCAATATGTGCTATTCAGCTGCTGTTTGGTGTATGTAGGAACTAAGAAAATCTATTTCCTTTCAGGATTACAGATGGCTGTATATGAAGATTATATGGATGGATATTCTTTGGAGCTGTGGAAAATTGAAGATCTTGTGCAATGACACTCTTTTGCTAGTGATGATCCATGCACAATATTGTCTGATAACGGCAGTGGTTTTATCTCTGTAGCTGATCTAAGAAAACACTTTTGCAGTTCAGCTTTCTTGCCTAGATTTCAGTCTCTTCATCAGCTTGTGTTGACAAAGGTGAAAATTGGAACCAGGTGATTGTCCAGTTTTTCTAAAAAGAACTTATTTGTTAATCTACTTAGGCTAAATTACAACATCTTAGGTGAAGACTGACTATTTTCTTGGCCAAGCGTGAAGACTGACTATTGTGTCCTGTCATATGAAATTGcaggtttctttgcaatattaggtcaGGAATAGATATCCCtatttttgcaaaaagaaaagggAGGGATCTCTACGGTGGGTGAAGAAAAATTTACCTGCACATCCATCTGCAGTGTAAGGATTCCCGTCGGACCCTGCATTGCACTTGCAGAGATGTCCCGTTCCACGGGGCGCGTCGATGCATCCACTCATATTGTTGCAGTACAGCGGCGCCGAGTTGTAGGTCGAGGTCTGGTTGCATGTGCCGCTCCCAATTGCCCAATCCAAGATCATCCTGCGGTCAACAGCTGCCAATAGCAGGTCTTTCAGCGGCCTCTGTCCACCAACTGTGCCACCATTGAAGTGTGCGTCGTCTTGGTCAAGGAAGAAGGCAGCACTGCAAGTGCCGTTCTCTTTGCCAGTGACTTGACCTGATGTCTTGTCAAACGTCAAGGTGAAATCTTGAGCATTGTCCATTGGCATGTGGGCCTCGCAGCATGCTACACTGTTAATGCAATCGGCGACGTTAGAGTTCCCATGGCACCAGGAGGAGCAACTGGTTTGCCGAGGGTTGTCACCGAGCACCGAGCCGCTGAAGTTAGCAACTAGTTTGTAGTTGCATCCAGTGGCCACCAGCTTATTTTGCTTGGAGAAGGAGAACGGTGTCCCTTCCAAGCTTATATCACCGGTTCCATTGGTCTGCGTGGACTTCCCGTTCCGGTCATAGCACACTTGGCGGATTGGCCCGGCAAAGATGATGAGAAAGCCTCTGTCCATCGACACATCCTGCATTTTGTAGCTATTTTTGCCAATCTGCAGCATGGCTTCATTGTTTTGGCCGCATGTTACCTCGAAGCCAGGTAGGGAGCTACCTCTGGCGCCAAATGGATACTGAACGTTGTTGCACGTTATGTTCAGCTTCTGATCCAGCGGCGACTGCGGCGGCCGCGCTTCTCCCTGTGAAAGCGCTCGCTGGGGCACCATTGAAAAGAGGAAGAGCACGAGTGGGCGGAGCTGCCATCCAGCCACGGCAGCCGCACCTGGCCTGCTCCCTCTTCCGCCCGGCATGGCGTCCCTTCCTCTCTGGTTTGTGCACGGTGAGCTTTGCTATGCTTTGTTCGAATGTCGACCTTTCATTTAGTTTTCCTGGTATTTAAGGCCTCACGTTCTCTTGGAGATTTTGTGAAAAAAGCCATCAACTTATGTGTACAGACGTCTTCTCCCCGCCTGATTCATGCCCGACTTCCTTTATAATTGAATTTATACCCTTGCCTTGATGAATGTGGGTGAAGCATGCTTATAGTTTGATGGCTCATCTCTCAGGTTCCCTACTTTTGAATAATTTCGTTCTGCTTGTTCTGTTATGCAATTTTAAACTCTCTAAAAAGTTGGCGTCATTTGTAAATTGTATCCCAGCCACGGGTAAGACCGACCCGGTTCGTCCAAGTCAATGCATAATGTTGAAATGGACGCCCATTTTCCATGAAGTTGGTCTCTACCAGACTATCATGGGCAGGAGCAGACAACTGAGAAAAAGATGGCACCGGCAACAGCATGTGTCATTGTTCAGGTTCACTGTCCGCCACGGCCCACGGGTGGCTCGTCGCTTCCTTGGAGATGCTTCGGAGAAGCGGCTCCCGTAGTCTCATCATCATTACTGGCTCGCCAAACCTGTGGAAAATGGCTTGACCTTCAACGACGCACCTACGGGACGGGACTACGTGTAGACCCAACTACGGCAGATCACACCCGAACACACGCTCAGGGCTCTTTTGATTTCAAAGacatttcaaaggatttatggATAATCTAGATTCTTAGAAAATATTCCTACATTGGTTGTTTGATTCACAGGATTGGAATCCATGCGATTCACTTTTAGAGAAAAAATTCTATCCACTATAACCTCTTGTTAAAATTGATTTGTTTTTCCTGTGAACACATACTTGATCTGGATTTATAATTCTATAGGATTCAAGAGGACATGCCTCATTTCTACATTTTGAGAATCCTGCAAATTAAATAAGCCCTCAAGTTATTAGTCCATCTCTTTGACAAACACCAACGACAGCGAAGGATGGATTTCCACGAAAAGTAATGGGCCGCCGAATATATGTTGACGGATCTTGCAAAGTTTGTAAGAGGGCGCGTATAGGTGGACCCTTGGGTAAAAGGTAAGTTTGGTGGAGAGAGTGTACTTGTTAAAGTATAAATGCATTGATCTCCTTTTTACCAGCCTCAGTATTTGGGTGAACAGGTTTGATGTCAACAAATTTTATATGCACGGTATATAGAGAGCCACAAGGTTCCGGGTTTAAATCCTGATCAATGCTTTTAACATAAACATTTGAGGTCATCTTTAACCTGTTAACCAGATCCTGCGATCCATGTCCTAAACTCCTGTCTCGTTCAAAAAAACATCCTAAACTCGATGTGCGTCTATAAAAAGTCTAGCGACCTAGACACGAGGAGGTACTGAAATACTATAATGTCTAGTCTCTTTCATAGATGCCATAGATGCCACTTAGAGGAGGAGGCTGACCTCTTAGAAGGTCGGATGCGCCAGAGGCAACAAGTAGCAGCGTGACACATGGCAATTTTTGAACGTCCTGTCCGCAGACATGCAAATCGACTTCTAGCTCCCGACCTGGAGTATTTCGCGTGATTATTAAAGTAAAAAAATATCCTAAAACCTACAATGGAATCTAGATTTCAAGATCTCGACGGAGGAGCTCAAAACTGAAAATAGTTTGTAATTTAGACAAACGGTTCTTAATTTATATTTTTTGTACTTTTTTTTCCAACCGGGCTTCCACCCCTTTCCATTGCAATAACGGAAATAACAGAGTTCAGAATTTTACATACAAGAGGAGAGGGGGAAGGGAACAAGAAAAGCGAGTTGGGGCAGTATCAGGAAACCCACTGCGGACATTCACCGTCGAACGCCCGCTATGGGACGAAAACCTGATACCACAGACCAAAGTTCACAAACTACAACCATAGGGGATAGTCTAGATAGAAGAGCCAGCATCAAAAGGGAGAAACACTAATTCTGAACAGGAAGCCCAAAAACAAGCAGCTTCCAACAGCGGCACGATCAACACTTTGATTCATCCTTCAGTAATCATCAACCACGGCCTGGCGGAGACGTTGGCAAAGACCGCAGCTGCCTTGCGCATCATCTTGTTAGCCCCTCCAGCTATCTTGTTAGCCCCTCCAGCTAGGCACTCCTTGTTAGCTTCCTTTTGAAGCCGTGACCAGTACAACAACAAAGAAATAGACGCGAAAATGATTTCGTTAGGCGATCTCAGCTTATATTTTTCGAAAGTCACTTTATTCCTTATGTTCCAAATGGCCCAACAGTTTGCAGCAATAAGAATCACAAAGAATCTTTCCATGTTGGGAATAAAAGAGTGTAACCAAGTCATGGCTTGCCAAAACGAATTGGGGACACAGGAAACACCCATCACCGCTCCAAGGATGCCCCAAACAATTCTTGAAGTGCTACAGGTAAAAAACAAGTGATCATTTGTTTCAACCTGATTGCAAAAGGAACAAAGCGGAGAACCAGGCCACTTCCTCTTTCTCAAATTTTCCCTAGTAAGGATAGCGTATTGACAAAGTTGCCACATAAAGATCTTGATCTTAAGAGGCATTTTTGCTTTCCAAATCCAACTATTGTGGGAACCAGCCAAGTCTTTTTCAAGCCATCTATAAACAGAGGCAGTAGAGAAAATCAAGTTTTGGTTCAAAGACCAAGAAATTTTGTCACCTTCAGTAGAGAGGGTTAGAGAGCGAATCGTCGCCACGATAGAATTCCATTGACCAAGTAACTCACCATGTAACCGTCTACGAAAGGAAATAATGGGATTTCCATCATAGCAGTCATTATTATAGTACAATCCTGCAACTGGCAGAGATCAAAGAGCATAGGGAATTACTCGCAAAAGGGAGGGTTTCCATTAATAGGGTCTTTCCAAAGCCTGGCAATATTTCCATTACTTAAAATAACCTTTCTACCACTAAAGTAGATGTCTTTGATTTTCAAGAGAGCCTTCCAACAAGGGGAATCATTGAATCTGGTTTTAACAGTAGCAGCAGTTTTGTTTCTCATGTACTTTGCATTGATGATATCCTGCCAAAGACCTTTTTGGATTTCAAGCTTCCACCACCACTTACAAAGAAGGCTTATATTTTGTTTTCTCAAGTCTTTTACACCCAAACCACCTTTCTTTTTGGATCGGCAAACCCTACACCATTTCACCATATAGTAACCTCTTTTCTGCTTTTTACCATGCCAAAAAAACCTTCTTCTATGTTTGTTCAAGCGTTCCAGGAAAGTTTTATTAAGGAGGAACATGGACATGATGTCAGTAGGCAGATTAGAAAGGCAAGCATCTACTAAAGTTAGTCTCCCACCAGAGGAAGCAGCACCACCCTTCCAGGCGTCCAGCTTCTTAATGAATTTTCCCTTAATGAAGTCAAGGTCAGAATTTCTTAGGGTACGGTAAGACACAGGCATTCCCAAGTATTTCATAGGTAAGGTTCCCACTTGGCAGCCGAACATGGAAGAATATTGATCCGCGATGATATTATCGCCACCAATAAGGAAGAGCTCACTTTTTTGAAAGTTAATCTTTAGACCCGACATAAGCTCGAAGAGGTATAAGAGAAGCTTAATGTTCAAGGCTTTCTCAAGGTCGTGAGAAAAGCATAAGaccgtatcatcggcatattgcatAATAGCAACCCCTTTGTCGATTAGATCAGGGCAAAGGCCAACAACCAAACCATTCGACTGATAATATTTCAAATAATATGGGCTTGTATTTCAAATAATATGGGCTTGTACCAAGGATAGTATTTTTTGTACTTGGGCTTGTATTTCAAATAATATGGTTTTGCTTACAATCGGTATTGATTAGATCCATCGCGTGGGAAAGAGCAGAACCAATCAGAACACGCCCGCACAACTCACTATATCCTATCCTAGCTAGCTTGTGTGCCACTTTGTTTCCCATTCTGTTTATCTTCAAGATAAGGACACCGGACATGGACATGAGGATATTCTTTACATCCTGCACAGTTCCAGCAATAGTAGATTTGCTCTGAGTCACATCTTTTAGTTCATTCACCAGGGTTGCACAGTCACTTTCGACCTCCAAAGGGCCTGCATAAATTGGGAGAATAGCTTTCAATCCATCTAGCATAGCACTAGCTTCAGCT includes these proteins:
- the LOC124676157 gene encoding wall-associated receptor kinase 5-like, coding for MPGGRGSRPGAAAVAGWQLRPLVLFLFSMVPQRALSQGEARPPQSPLDQKLNITCNNVQYPFGARGSSLPGFEVTCGQNNEAMLQIGKNSYKMQDVSMDRGFLIIFAGPIRQVCYDRNGKSTQTNGTGDISLEGTPFSFSKQNKLVATGCNYKLVANFSGSVLGDNPRQTSCSSWCHGNSNVADCINSVACCEAHMPMDNAQDFTLTFDKTSGQVTGKENGTCSAAFFLDQDDAHFNGGTVGGQRPLKDLLLAAVDRRMILDWAIGSGTCNQTSTYNSAPLYCNNMSGCIDAPRGTGHLCKCNAGSDGNPYTADGCADINECRNDNNDCNYPELCNNTEGGFTCSCPPNFIGDGRKTGTGCNESLISSGSPMQQPQGLDVCINPEKNPCTYTISCNDGQGAVACNCPPGMSGDGWKRGSGCQNEKHFPIDIALGVGLALVVTITTTSLCYYWGMRRKKVRKNIAELFRKNGGLLLQQRFSAITSQGKDSSAKIFSAEELKSATNNYSDTRILGRGAYGTVYKGVLQDEAVVAVKKSRVFDESQVEQFVNEITILSQTDHPNVVKLLGCCLETQVPLLVYEFIPNGTLFQHIHNRSAPGSLTWEDTLRIAAETAEALAYLHSASSVPIIHRDIKSSNILLDENFVAKISDFGASRSVPFDQTHVTTLIQGTIGYLDPEYFQSGLLTEKSDVYSFGVVLAELLTRQKPISVGRPEESCNLAMHMVILFNEERLVKEIEPRILAEAGEEQLCAVAQLTVRCLNMNGQERPIMKEVASVLDQLRRSFITKEQTMRREDEPVQENNVQEHLLHETSSISSLHCAEGSTQLSMEAEMRASSHMPR